Sequence from the Chloroflexota bacterium genome:
TGCGACGTGACTATCGAGCGATAAGCGACGAGCACTCTTGCCATGCAAAGTTACTATGACGTACTCGGTGTCGCTGAGGATGCCGAAGCCGACGAGATCGAAGCGGCGTTTCGGCGCGCTCTCGCGTCCGCGCAGGCGGAAGCAGAGAGTGACGCTACCGCAGACGTGGCCGCGCGCATGCGGACGTTGGCGGAAGCCTACGAGATCCTGTCTAATCCTACGTACCGCACTGCCTACGACCTCAAGCGAGCGAAGAAGGAGCCGTTTCCGGTACCCAAGCCAATCGCCGGCTCCAAGCTCTTTCGCGCGTTGAAAGCCAGCGGCTCCACCCTCGTCAAGGATGTGAAGGAACAGTACGACAACGACCCCTCCATCAGAAAAGACTTCGACCGTTCCATTCAGCTCGGCCGCAAAGTGGCCCGCGCCGCGCGGTTTCTCCGTTTCTTGCGGTAGGGCAAGTGGGGCTCTCACCCATTCCCGCCGCGCGATCTTCCTAAACTGC
This genomic interval carries:
- a CDS encoding DnaJ domain-containing protein produces the protein MQSYYDVLGVAEDAEADEIEAAFRRALASAQAEAESDATADVAARMRTLAEAYEILSNPTYRTAYDLKRAKKEPFPVPKPIAGSKLFRALKASGSTLVKDVKEQYDNDPSIRKDFDRSIQLGRKVARAARFLRFLR